The Bosea sp. 685 DNA window CATCTGCGATGCCATCTGGCTCGGCACGATGACGGCCAAACTCTACAGGCCGGCACTGGGCGACCTGATCGTCGAGCAGGTGCGCTACTGGCCAGCAGCGCTGTTCTATTTCGGCTTTCCGCTCGGTGTGCTGCATTTCGCAATCATGCCCGCTCTGCGAGATGAAAACGCCGGTGCGGCGCTGGTGAATGGCGCCCTGATCGGCTTGTTCGCCTATGCGACCTATGACCTGACGAATTACGCCACGCTGCGACCCTGGACGCTGACGGTCACTGTCGCCGACATCGTCTACGGCACCGTCGTCGTCGGCTTCTGCAGCTGGATCGCCTATGAGATCGTGCGTCGCGCCAGCGGTTGGGGCTGGGTCTGATCGTTCGATCTCCTCGGCGGAGCCATCAAGCGGGCCGCAGCCGATAATGATTGACGCCCCAGGGTTCGCCGCCGGCATGACCGAACAACCCGCTCGTAGCCAGGAAAAAGAGGCGCCAGCGGCGCCGCCACAGCGGCGCGTCCTCGCCATAGGCCTCGCTCAGGATTGGATCGATGGTCGGCAGGTTGCGGTCGAAGTTCGACAGCCAATCTTCGGCAGTGCGCTGGTAGTGCTCGCCGCTCCAGCGCCATTCGGCCTCGACGGTGAAGAGATCCGGAAACTGATGCGCCAGAGCCGCGCTCGGCATGATGCCGCCTGTAAAGAAATGCTGTGCGATCCAGTCGCCGCCATCGCCGATATCGAAACGGT harbors:
- a CDS encoding DUF2177 family protein, giving the protein MRFVVGYIAFLVAFGICDAIWLGTMTAKLYRPALGDLIVEQVRYWPAALFYFGFPLGVLHFAIMPALRDENAGAALVNGALIGLFAYATYDLTNYATLRPWTLTVTVADIVYGTVVVGFCSWIAYEIVRRASGWGWV